One Setaria italica strain Yugu1 chromosome II, Setaria_italica_v2.0, whole genome shotgun sequence DNA segment encodes these proteins:
- the LOC101768322 gene encoding acyl carrier protein 1, mitochondrial has product MAAAALRPAILRRIRLSPSPSLPFAASAAAASHPHALVRWLARPMSSHDAHLTREEVVDRVLDVLKSHPKVDPSKVTPEAHFEKDLGLDSLDTVEVVMAIEEEFKLEIPDKEADKIDSLPLAIEYVANHPMAG; this is encoded by the exons atggcggcggcggcgctccgtcCGGCGATCCTCCGCCGCATCCGCCTCTCCCCCTCCCCGTCGCTCCccttcgccgcctccgccgccgcggcgtcccacCCGCACGCCCTGGTGCGGTGGCTCGCGCGGCCCATGTCCTCCCACGACGCGCACCTCACCCGCGAGGAGGTCGTCGACCGCGTCCTCGACGTCCTCAAGAGCCACCCCAAGGTCGACCCCTCCAAG GTGACTCCCGAGGCGCACTTCGAGAAGGATCTGGGGCTGGACAGCCTGGACACCGTCGAGGTGGTGATGGCCATCGAGGAGGAGTTCAAGCTCGAGATCCCGGACAAAGAGGCCGACAAGATCGACTCGCTCCCGCTCGCCATCGAGTACGTCGCCAACCACCCCATGGCCGGCTGA
- the LOC101768727 gene encoding ADP-ribosylation factor 1, with the protein MGLAFGKLFSRLFAKKEMRILMVGLDAAGKTTILYKLKLGEIVTTIPTIGFNVETVEYKNISFTVWDVGGQDKIRPLWRHYFQNTQGLIFVVDSNDRDRVVEARDELHRMLNEDELRDAVLLVFANKQDLPNAMNAAEITDKLGLHSLRQRHWYIQSTCATTGEGLYEGLDWLSSNIASKA; encoded by the exons ATGGGGCTCGCGTTCGGGAAGCTCTTCAGCCGGCTCTTCGCCAAGAAGGAGATGCGGATCCTCATGGTGGGGCTCGACGCCGCCGGTAAAACCACCATCCTCTACAAGCTCAAGCTCGGCGAGATCGTCACCACCATCCCCACCATCG GTTTCAATGTTGAAACTGTTGAGTACAAGAACATTAGCTTCACCGTCTGGGATGTCGGGGGTCAGGACAAG ATCAGACCTCTCTGGAGGCATTACTTCCAGAACACACAGGGTCTTATCTTCGTTGTGGACAGCAATGACCGTGACCGTGTTGTTGAAGCCAGAGATGAGCTCCACAGGATGCTGAACGAG GATGAGCTACGTGATGCTGTGCTGCTTGTTTTTGCCAACAAGCAAGATCTGCCCAACGCTATGAATGCTGCTGAGATCACTGACAAGCTTGGATTACACTCCCTGCGCCAGCGACACTG GTACATCCAGAGCACTTGTGCCACAACTGGCGAGGGTCTGTACGAGGGTCTGGACTGGCTGtccagcaacattgctagcaag GCTTGA